In a single window of the Planctomycetia bacterium genome:
- a CDS encoding 4-phosphoerythronate dehydrogenase, producing MAVNIRCAPDPRYHSPVQILIDEAIPSRHLFAALGEVRPFPGRALTRDLLHDADALIVRSVTRVNAALLDAAPIRFVGTATTGLDHIDTAYLHHRGIRLAAAEGSNGRGVAEYVLAAILHLSQQWGGSPSGKTLGVIGRGRIGSLVADWASHCGMTVLACDPPLADSGAPNLHRFEDIAARCDLVTLHVPLTVAGPHPTQGMANRDWLARLRPGCILINSSRGEVIDEAALAAAVRSGSLAAPVLDVWQNEPRPDPKLVALAAVATPHVAGYTAESKLRAAQMLAAALADHVSSAADHVASGAPAGRLTPASPGRESSPTDAIAVAPGQPASSAAAHVLRHAVGLLTTDLAFREIVAAMDPAAFDALRARCAARREFPAYRVHGPLDPEARAILTRLGFP from the coding sequence ATGGCCGTCAATATACGCTGCGCCCCCGACCCCCGCTATCATTCCCCCGTGCAGATCCTCATCGACGAAGCCATCCCCAGCCGCCATCTCTTCGCCGCCCTCGGCGAGGTCCGACCTTTCCCCGGCCGCGCTCTCACGCGCGATTTGCTCCATGACGCCGACGCCCTCATCGTCCGCTCAGTCACTCGCGTAAACGCCGCATTGCTCGACGCCGCCCCCATCCGCTTCGTCGGCACCGCCACCACCGGCCTCGATCACATCGACACCGCATACCTGCATCATCGCGGCATCCGCCTTGCCGCCGCCGAAGGTTCCAACGGTCGCGGCGTCGCCGAATACGTCCTCGCCGCAATCCTCCACCTCTCGCAGCAGTGGGGGGGCTCGCCTTCCGGCAAGACCCTCGGCGTCATCGGTCGCGGCCGCATCGGCTCACTCGTCGCCGATTGGGCATCCCACTGCGGCATGACCGTCCTCGCCTGCGATCCGCCGCTCGCCGATTCCGGAGCCCCCAATCTCCACCGCTTCGAAGACATCGCCGCCCGCTGCGACCTCGTCACCCTCCACGTCCCGCTCACCGTCGCCGGCCCGCATCCGACGCAGGGCATGGCCAATCGCGACTGGCTCGCCCGCCTGCGCCCCGGCTGCATTCTCATCAACTCATCCCGCGGCGAAGTCATCGACGAAGCCGCCCTCGCCGCCGCCGTCCGATCGGGCAGCCTCGCCGCGCCGGTGCTCGATGTCTGGCAAAATGAGCCCCGCCCCGATCCGAAGCTCGTCGCCCTCGCCGCCGTCGCCACCCCGCACGTCGCAGGCTACACCGCCGAGTCAAAGCTCCGCGCCGCCCAAATGCTCGCCGCCGCACTGGCCGACCACGTATCGTCCGCCGCCGACCACGTAGCGTCCGGCGCCCCTGCCGGACGATTGACACCGGCGTCCCCCGGCCGCGAATCATCTCCTACCGATGCCATCGCTGTGGCACCCGGCCAGCCCGCATCGTCCGCCGCCGCCCACGTCCTTCGCCACGCCGTCGGCCTTCTCACCACCGACCTCGCCTTCCGCGAAATCGTCGCCGCAATGGACCCCGCCGCCTTCGATGCCCTCCGTGCCCGATGCGCCGCCCGCCGCGAGTTCCCCGCCTATCGGGTGCACGGCCCCCTGGACCCCGAGGCCCGCGCGATCCTCACCCGCCTCGGCTTCCCGTAG